One Echinicola strongylocentroti DNA window includes the following coding sequences:
- a CDS encoding M48 family metallopeptidase has product MNAEQLKYLLIGLVVAGFLFDKLTSWLNVRQRVGDVPATLRSHLSQEKLQESKSYQRTNYRFGLLTGGLSFLVTVACLQWGVFGWLDTLVGSWVAAPIWQSLIFFGLLFIASDVLALPFDYYHTFKIEEDFGFNKTTKKTFVLDKLKGYALGIVLGGGLLALLLWLVDTLGASFWLYFWAVAAFFMVLLNMFYTSWILPLFNKLTPLEEGALKDSIMGYASSVGFSLDNVFVIDGSTRSSKANAFFSGIGKRKKVVLYDTLIEQHTTEELTAVLAHEIGHYKKKHILQSMVISVLQLGAMLFVLSLFVNSETISLALGGERAAVHLNLIGFVLLFSPISTLLGIWMNMLSRKNEYEADRYAKETYAAAPLAEGLKTLSVKTLTQINPHPLHVFVNYSHPPLMKRLERLEQLSNEM; this is encoded by the coding sequence ATGAATGCAGAACAACTGAAATACCTATTGATCGGCTTGGTCGTAGCCGGGTTTTTATTTGATAAACTGACGAGCTGGCTCAATGTCCGCCAGCGCGTAGGCGATGTGCCCGCTACATTGCGCAGCCACTTAAGCCAAGAAAAACTTCAGGAGTCCAAATCCTATCAAAGGACCAATTACCGCTTCGGCCTGTTGACCGGTGGACTGTCCTTTTTGGTCACTGTGGCCTGTTTGCAATGGGGGGTTTTTGGTTGGCTGGATACGTTGGTGGGCAGTTGGGTAGCTGCTCCCATTTGGCAGTCCCTGATATTCTTCGGGCTGTTGTTCATTGCTTCAGATGTACTTGCCTTGCCCTTCGACTATTATCATACATTTAAGATCGAAGAGGATTTTGGCTTCAACAAAACCACGAAAAAGACCTTTGTGCTAGATAAGCTAAAGGGTTATGCCTTGGGAATAGTGCTCGGTGGAGGGCTGTTGGCCTTATTGCTGTGGTTGGTGGATACCTTGGGAGCATCTTTTTGGTTGTACTTTTGGGCGGTGGCTGCTTTCTTTATGGTCCTGCTGAATATGTTTTATACTTCTTGGATACTGCCGTTGTTCAATAAGCTGACACCACTGGAGGAGGGAGCGCTAAAGGACAGTATTATGGGCTATGCCTCCTCGGTGGGGTTTTCTCTGGACAATGTATTTGTGATTGATGGCAGCACCCGTTCGAGCAAAGCCAATGCCTTCTTTTCCGGTATAGGCAAGCGCAAAAAGGTGGTCCTGTACGATACCCTGATCGAGCAGCATACCACGGAAGAGCTGACTGCCGTACTGGCCCATGAGATCGGACATTATAAGAAAAAACATATCCTTCAAAGCATGGTGATCAGTGTCCTGCAGCTAGGTGCCATGCTGTTTGTACTGTCCCTTTTTGTCAATAGCGAGACCATCAGCTTGGCCTTGGGTGGCGAACGAGCAGCAGTGCACCTCAATTTGATTGGCTTTGTGCTGTTGTTTTCGCCGATTTCCACCTTGTTGGGTATCTGGATGAACATGCTGAGCAGGAAGAATGAATACGAGGCAGATCGATATGCCAAAGAGACCTATGCGGCGGCACCTCTGGCGGAAGGATTGAAGACCCTTTCCGTAAAGACCCTCACCCAGATCAATCCCCACCCCCTCCATGTCTTCGTCAACTATTCCCATCCGCCACTGATGAAAAGGCTGGAGCGACTGGAGCAGCTTAGTAATGAGATGTGA
- a CDS encoding M81 family metallopeptidase produces the protein MIKSFPLVLTCSVLCSLVLLFGCSSSSEQQTEEANLPRIAIAGLAIESSTFSPAVTEAAAFHAKTGEEVYSNYPFMVEDSENRQRAEWVPTLTGKAIPGGIVSREAYETLMEKTLKMLKKNGPYDGLFFDIHGAMSVQGLDDPEGDMIERIRAVIGKEAIISTSMDLHGNVSWRLAKHSDLITCYRMAPHEDALESKKRAMDNLLHRIESGKGKPAYKAYVPVPILLPGEKTSTRVEPGKSLYAEVAPAANKEGIVDAAIWIGYAWADEPRNHGVVMVTGDDQEKVTSTAEDLAAQFWEAREEFEFVAPTATLKEALDSAITSDEKPFMISDSGDNPTAGGAGDVTWTLRQLLNRPEFKEDNGPSVIYASIPGPKLVEAAEKVGVGGHVEAPVGAAVDDRYEGPIMLKGSVESIRQGDRHAETEVVVKCGSVNVIVTKKRKPYHYEEDFTALGLKPRDTDIVVVKIGYLVPELYDMRADWLLALTPGGVDQDLMRLEYDRIKRPMFPFDPEMERPDLSAQLVPLSHEE, from the coding sequence ATGATAAAATCATTCCCCCTAGTATTGACGTGTAGTGTATTGTGTTCACTGGTATTGTTATTTGGCTGTAGCAGTTCCTCCGAGCAGCAAACGGAAGAGGCAAATCTCCCGCGTATTGCGATAGCTGGTCTGGCGATAGAGTCCAGTACCTTTTCGCCAGCCGTGACCGAAGCGGCAGCTTTCCATGCCAAGACCGGAGAGGAAGTGTACAGTAACTACCCCTTTATGGTCGAAGATAGTGAAAACCGACAACGTGCCGAATGGGTGCCCACATTGACTGGGAAGGCCATTCCTGGCGGCATTGTCAGTAGGGAAGCGTATGAAACCCTGATGGAGAAAACCTTGAAAATGCTTAAGAAAAACGGTCCTTATGATGGGTTGTTTTTTGATATTCATGGTGCCATGAGTGTTCAGGGATTGGATGATCCGGAAGGGGATATGATAGAACGCATCCGTGCCGTGATCGGGAAAGAGGCCATTATTTCGACTTCTATGGACCTGCATGGGAATGTTTCGTGGAGGCTGGCCAAGCATTCTGACCTGATCACCTGCTATCGGATGGCTCCCCATGAAGACGCACTGGAATCAAAAAAGCGTGCCATGGACAATTTACTTCATCGTATCGAGAGTGGAAAAGGCAAGCCTGCGTATAAGGCCTATGTACCTGTTCCCATTTTATTGCCCGGTGAAAAGACGAGCACGAGAGTGGAGCCAGGAAAGAGTCTGTACGCCGAAGTGGCCCCAGCAGCCAATAAAGAAGGAATCGTAGATGCCGCCATATGGATCGGTTATGCATGGGCTGATGAGCCGCGAAATCATGGGGTGGTCATGGTCACGGGAGATGACCAAGAGAAGGTCACCAGCACAGCCGAGGACCTGGCGGCACAATTTTGGGAAGCAAGGGAGGAGTTTGAGTTTGTGGCGCCCACTGCGACGCTAAAGGAAGCCTTGGATTCAGCTATTACAAGTGATGAAAAGCCATTTATGATCAGCGACTCCGGGGACAATCCCACCGCCGGTGGAGCAGGAGACGTCACTTGGACACTTCGTCAGCTACTCAACAGGCCAGAATTCAAGGAAGATAATGGGCCTTCAGTGATTTATGCTTCCATTCCCGGGCCAAAATTGGTCGAAGCGGCCGAAAAAGTGGGTGTGGGTGGACATGTGGAAGCTCCTGTCGGAGCAGCTGTGGATGACCGATATGAAGGGCCGATTATGCTCAAAGGATCCGTAGAGTCGATCAGACAAGGCGATCGCCACGCCGAAACAGAGGTAGTGGTCAAATGCGGCAGTGTAAATGTCATCGTGACCAAAAAAAGAAAGCCGTACCATTATGAGGAGGATTTTACTGCACTGGGATTAAAACCCAGGGATACGGATATAGTAGTGGTAAAGATAGGCTATCTCGTACCAGAACTGTATGATATGCGGGCCGATTGGCTCCTTGCACTCACCCCGGGTGGTGTGGATCAGGATTTGATGCGCTTGGAATATGACCGGATCAAGCGCCCCATGTTCCCCTTTGACCCCGAGATGGAGCGCCCTGATCTTTCTGCTCAGTTGGTTCCGCTGTCTCATGAGGAGTAG